Proteins encoded in a region of the Acidobacteriota bacterium genome:
- a CDS encoding HAD hydrolase-like protein, with protein MLLVFDFDGTLVDSIVDLTESASDLSEEYGGKRLDLPAVTLMVGEGAHTLVERILSTAGVADQPAGALSRFLEIYDRRMLDHTVPYPGMIDTLTTISRIHRLAMLTNKPEQATRRIMIHSSLDRFFKDCVFGDGTSARKPDTEGLRWLMGRQSASASQTWLIGDSDVDVETARAAGVQLCVARYGFGFCRIDPTTLRPDDVIIDRPSDLLAALEPSKPIARRSQS; from the coding sequence GTGCTGCTTGTCTTTGATTTCGACGGAACGCTGGTGGATTCGATCGTCGACCTGACCGAGTCGGCCAGCGATCTCTCTGAGGAGTACGGCGGGAAACGGCTCGACCTTCCCGCGGTCACCTTGATGGTCGGCGAAGGTGCGCACACGCTGGTAGAGCGCATCCTGTCCACAGCCGGCGTCGCGGATCAGCCGGCTGGTGCGCTCAGCCGATTCCTGGAGATCTACGATCGACGCATGCTCGATCACACCGTCCCCTATCCGGGGATGATCGACACCCTGACGACGATCAGTCGCATCCACCGGCTGGCGATGCTGACCAACAAGCCCGAACAGGCGACCCGGCGCATCATGATCCACTCGAGTCTCGATCGGTTCTTCAAGGACTGCGTGTTCGGCGACGGAACGTCTGCGCGCAAGCCCGATACGGAAGGGCTGCGGTGGTTGATGGGGCGCCAGAGTGCCTCGGCGTCGCAGACCTGGCTCATTGGCGATTCGGACGTCGACGTGGAGACCGCCCGCGCGGCCGGCGTCCAGTTGTGCGTCGCCCGCTACGGGTTCGGCTTCTGCCGCATCGACCCGACCACGCTTCGGCCAGACGACGTCATCATCGACCGGCCTTCGGATCTGCTGGCGGCGCTGGAACCATCTAAACCTATCGCACGTAGATCGCAGAGTTGA
- a CDS encoding 6-carboxytetrahydropterin synthase, whose amino-acid sequence MYSVSKRIDFCYGHRLLDYDGICKHPHGHNATVEIEVRSGQLDSRCMVCDFADIKRVVKSWIDEHIDHQMVLRRDDPLVKPLQEQNEPLFLVDANPTVEHLAKIIYEYARSQGFPVEAVRLWETPTSCATYRGD is encoded by the coding sequence ATGTACTCCGTGAGCAAGCGCATCGACTTCTGCTACGGCCACCGGTTGCTGGACTACGACGGGATCTGCAAGCACCCGCATGGCCACAATGCCACCGTCGAGATCGAAGTGCGGAGCGGGCAGCTCGACAGCCGCTGCATGGTCTGCGACTTTGCCGACATCAAGCGCGTGGTGAAGTCGTGGATCGACGAGCACATCGATCACCAGATGGTCCTGCGCCGGGACGACCCGCTCGTCAAGCCCCTGCAGGAGCAAAACGAACCGCTGTTCCTCGTGGACGCCAATCCCACCGTCGAGCACCTCGCGAAGATCATTTACGAATACGCGAGGTCGCAGGGCTTTCCGGTCGAGGCTGTGCGCCTCTGGGAAACGCCCACGTCGTGTGCCACCTATCGCGGCGACTAG
- a CDS encoding PIN domain-containing protein, whose product MNFLPVYLDSSALMKLILPERESVALERELEHWPDWVSSELAAVECRRTLRRISAPAAASRRADGVLRTTTLIRLDSGVMRLAEHVGPPMIRSLDALHLAAALSIGDYPEAFITYDDRLAAAARALKLNVLQPGR is encoded by the coding sequence ATGAACTTCCTGCCCGTGTATCTTGATTCCTCCGCACTCATGAAGCTGATCCTGCCAGAAAGGGAAAGCGTGGCGCTCGAACGGGAACTTGAACACTGGCCCGACTGGGTCTCAAGTGAGCTGGCCGCGGTCGAATGTCGGAGGACACTGCGACGCATCAGCGCTCCGGCCGCAGCGAGCCGCCGGGCTGATGGTGTCCTCAGAACAACGACGCTCATCCGGCTCGATTCGGGGGTCATGCGGCTCGCGGAGCACGTCGGTCCTCCAATGATCCGATCGCTCGATGCCCTCCACCTGGCCGCGGCACTCTCGATTGGCGACTACCCGGAGGCATTCATCACCTACGACGACCGCCTGGCTGCTGCCGCGCGCGCCCTCAAGCTCAACGTGCTACAGCCGGGCCGGTAG
- a CDS encoding M14 family metallopeptidase codes for MMRKVAILLVVVVLGSQAVMQAASRTLPTPESVLGFKPGADNKLATYDQAISYLKKLAAASPSIRLVEAGKTTDGRVMYFALISNAKNLDNVDRYREIAQRLAHPQGLSDDEARRLAREGKAFVHLDGGCHATEVAGAQMTLQLAYDLLNRAAEPAIKDILDNDILMLWPTMNPDGQQMVGEWLAKNAGTPYEQSGLPRLYQEYVGHDNNRDAYMLNMIESRVMEQFWRQWEPNIIYVFHQSAPFPTRIWLPPFSEPIALDAPYVVSREINMIGMAIAKSLDERGQVGATHMGQAFDAWYPGYVDYAPVFKNIPAFWTETAGNMAAPREYTLNDLPESYRDLRPQSLYASPWPGGWWRLGDAVAYNETAAISTLEFAAKYRESLLYNRYQAGRDQIAAGRKTAPYAYMIPQDQRDPVAAVEMLRRLAFGGVRVSQLTSPATIDKVTYAAGTWVVPTDQEFGAMARELLNPQKYPDLRQYPGGPPVRPYDAAGWTLPLQMGVKVTAVASPLAEDVRGKLKLLGATPLPTAKPTPYNMTASADPAPFDSVPGIGFDSSPSAAAIIPPAGRLSGSGPALAVDPAQNNAFRAITRAWKLGASVQFAAGARAAGARYIITGLPDAAQADLVKSLALVAERTSASGVAMKKPRIGLYQPWTGSMDEGWTRWLLEQYGFEFVSLHPEDFKTPLRDKVDSIILADDARIPVESGGQAAVARGAAGTAAAPPAGARAAGAAPAAGRGQGGRGGGSGRAVRPEYAYALTAADLQAFETFVRDGGTVVCFNSACRFAIQQFKLPVRNVAEGLKPEEFFLRGSIVNVQTDPTHPVMAGMDETSAVFVDGSPVYEPQVGFKGTILAKYADTGSPLQSGYLIGEKYLQGKAAALDVELDKGHVVLLGFRPQWRGQPFATFRVVFNSAIYVR; via the coding sequence ATGATGCGCAAGGTAGCGATACTGCTGGTCGTCGTCGTGCTCGGGAGCCAGGCGGTGATGCAGGCGGCGTCCCGGACGTTGCCGACACCGGAGTCGGTTCTGGGCTTCAAGCCGGGAGCCGACAACAAGCTGGCGACCTACGACCAGGCCATCAGCTACCTGAAGAAGCTTGCCGCCGCCAGTCCGTCCATCAGGCTCGTGGAAGCCGGAAAGACGACAGACGGGCGCGTCATGTATTTCGCCCTCATCTCGAATGCGAAGAACCTCGACAACGTCGATCGGTACCGCGAGATCGCGCAGCGCCTGGCTCATCCGCAGGGCCTTTCCGACGATGAAGCACGCCGGCTCGCGCGCGAAGGCAAGGCATTTGTCCACCTCGACGGCGGCTGCCACGCCACTGAGGTGGCTGGCGCGCAGATGACGCTGCAGCTGGCCTACGACCTCCTCAACCGCGCGGCTGAGCCCGCCATCAAGGACATCCTCGACAACGACATCCTCATGCTGTGGCCGACCATGAATCCGGACGGCCAGCAGATGGTGGGTGAATGGCTCGCGAAAAACGCCGGGACACCCTATGAGCAGTCGGGCCTGCCCCGCCTCTATCAGGAATACGTCGGCCACGACAACAACCGCGACGCGTACATGCTGAACATGATCGAGTCGCGCGTGATGGAGCAGTTCTGGCGCCAGTGGGAGCCGAACATCATTTACGTGTTCCACCAGTCCGCGCCCTTCCCCACCCGCATCTGGCTGCCGCCCTTTTCTGAACCGATTGCCCTCGACGCTCCGTATGTGGTGTCGCGCGAAATCAACATGATCGGCATGGCCATCGCGAAGAGCCTCGATGAGCGGGGACAGGTCGGCGCCACGCACATGGGGCAGGCGTTTGACGCGTGGTATCCCGGCTACGTGGACTACGCGCCGGTGTTCAAGAACATCCCGGCGTTCTGGACGGAGACAGCTGGCAACATGGCCGCGCCGCGCGAGTACACGCTGAACGATCTTCCAGAAAGCTATCGCGACCTCAGGCCGCAGAGCCTCTACGCGAGCCCGTGGCCTGGCGGCTGGTGGCGGTTGGGCGATGCGGTGGCCTACAACGAGACGGCCGCGATCTCGACGCTCGAGTTCGCCGCCAAGTACCGGGAATCGCTGCTCTACAACCGCTATCAGGCCGGCCGGGACCAGATTGCCGCGGGCAGAAAGACCGCGCCGTACGCGTACATGATTCCGCAGGATCAGCGCGACCCTGTGGCAGCCGTCGAGATGCTGCGCCGCCTCGCCTTTGGCGGTGTGCGTGTGTCGCAGTTGACCTCGCCAGCCACGATTGACAAGGTCACGTACGCAGCCGGCACGTGGGTGGTGCCGACCGACCAGGAATTTGGCGCCATGGCGCGCGAGTTGCTCAACCCGCAGAAGTACCCAGACCTGCGGCAGTACCCGGGCGGCCCGCCGGTCAGGCCCTACGACGCGGCGGGGTGGACGCTGCCCCTTCAGATGGGCGTCAAGGTCACCGCTGTCGCCAGCCCGCTCGCCGAAGACGTGCGCGGGAAGCTGAAGCTGCTTGGCGCGACACCGCTGCCGACGGCAAAGCCCACTCCGTACAACATGACCGCCTCCGCCGATCCCGCACCGTTCGACAGCGTGCCTGGCATCGGATTCGATTCAAGTCCTTCCGCGGCGGCGATCATCCCGCCGGCCGGCAGGCTTTCTGGCAGCGGTCCCGCGCTCGCGGTCGATCCCGCCCAGAACAACGCCTTCCGAGCCATCACGCGTGCCTGGAAGCTTGGGGCCAGCGTTCAGTTCGCCGCGGGCGCTCGCGCCGCGGGTGCCCGCTACATCATCACCGGACTGCCCGACGCCGCTCAGGCCGATCTCGTCAAGTCGCTGGCGCTGGTCGCGGAGCGCACGTCAGCATCCGGTGTGGCGATGAAGAAGCCCCGCATCGGACTGTATCAGCCGTGGACCGGCAGTATGGACGAAGGGTGGACCCGGTGGCTGCTCGAGCAATACGGCTTCGAGTTCGTAAGTCTCCATCCGGAGGATTTCAAGACGCCGCTTCGCGACAAGGTCGACAGCATCATCCTCGCTGATGATGCCCGCATTCCGGTGGAGAGCGGCGGCCAGGCTGCGGTCGCACGAGGAGCAGCGGGAACAGCGGCCGCGCCACCAGCGGGTGCTCGGGCAGCGGGCGCCGCACCGGCGGCGGGCCGCGGCCAGGGCGGGCGCGGCGGCGGATCGGGCCGGGCGGTGCGTCCCGAGTATGCCTACGCCCTCACGGCGGCCGACCTCCAGGCCTTCGAGACATTCGTGCGGGACGGCGGGACGGTAGTCTGTTTCAACTCAGCCTGCCGATTCGCGATCCAGCAGTTCAAGTTGCCGGTAAGGAACGTCGCCGAAGGCCTGAAGCCAGAGGAGTTCTTCCTGCGTGGATCGATTGTCAACGTCCAGACCGACCCCACGCATCCGGTGATGGCCGGCATGGACGAAACCTCTGCCGTGTTTGTCGATGGCAGCCCGGTCTACGAACCCCAGGTGGGATTCAAGGGCACGATCCTCGCCAAGTACGCCGATACTGGCTCGCCTCTGCAGTCTGGATACCTGATTGGCGAGAAGTACCTTCAGGGCAAGGCGGCGGCGCTCGACGTCGAGCTCGACAAGGGACATGTCGTGCTGCTCGGCTTCCGTCCGCAATGGCGCGGTCAGCCGTTTGCCACGTTCCGCGTCGTCTTCAACTCTGCGATCTACGTGCGATAG
- a CDS encoding type II toxin-antitoxin system prevent-host-death family antitoxin — MRTDITTVRRRGPINGRVGVRELRQNLSVYLERVVAGETLDVTDRGHTVAMLVPLRPGATLVERLVASGRAIPATRRLEDLPPLKGKIPADLGERAQRALQELREDKI; from the coding sequence ATGAGAACCGACATCACGACCGTTCGGCGTCGAGGCCCCATCAACGGCCGGGTCGGCGTCCGGGAGTTGCGCCAGAACCTGAGCGTGTACCTTGAACGCGTGGTCGCGGGCGAGACGCTCGACGTGACCGACCGGGGGCACACGGTGGCGATGCTTGTGCCGCTGCGCCCGGGAGCAACGCTTGTGGAGCGCCTGGTCGCGTCGGGACGGGCGATTCCTGCCACCAGGCGACTCGAAGACCTGCCTCCGCTCAAGGGGAAGATCCCTGCTGACTTGGGCGAGCGTGCTCAGCGGGCACTTCAGGAGTTGCGGGAAGACAAGATATGA
- a CDS encoding type III PLP-dependent enzyme has protein sequence MAKTTPAQLKALAARHGTPLVVVNHDILRQNYAQFKKYLPRVQAYFAVKANPAPEIVRTLFRAGASFDVASFPEFMLVYDFIKTRPAAERQAFVWDKIVYANPVKPKDTLRALDTYKPLVTFDNRIEIGKIRDFAPHAGLLLRIRVPNTGSMVELSSKFGCEPGEAVALIEEAHQAGLVVEGLSFHVGSQCTNFENFVQALNMSALVRQEAVSRGFDMKILDIGGGFPVRYNRHVQPFSQLAKVINAEINRLFPKEMEIIAEPGRFFVATAVTSIATVIGKAVRDGRPCYYIDDSVYHTFSGLIFDHCPYHFKAFRKGPTEVSAVFGQTCDGLDTISQSEALPELQLDDLVYSEDIGAYSNASATWFNGFAPAKVVHINE, from the coding sequence ATGGCCAAGACCACTCCCGCACAACTCAAGGCGCTGGCGGCCCGGCACGGCACGCCCCTCGTGGTGGTGAACCACGACATCCTCAGGCAGAACTACGCGCAGTTCAAGAAGTACCTGCCGCGTGTGCAGGCCTACTTCGCCGTCAAGGCCAACCCCGCGCCCGAGATCGTGCGGACGCTGTTCCGCGCCGGCGCGAGCTTCGACGTCGCGTCGTTTCCCGAGTTCATGCTCGTGTATGACTTCATCAAGACGCGGCCCGCCGCTGAGCGGCAGGCGTTCGTGTGGGACAAGATCGTCTACGCGAATCCCGTCAAACCGAAGGACACGCTGCGCGCGCTCGACACGTACAAGCCGCTGGTGACCTTCGACAACCGCATTGAGATCGGGAAGATCCGGGATTTTGCGCCGCATGCCGGGCTGTTGCTGCGCATCCGGGTGCCAAACACCGGATCGATGGTCGAACTGTCGTCCAAGTTCGGCTGCGAGCCCGGCGAGGCTGTGGCATTGATCGAGGAGGCGCACCAGGCCGGGCTGGTGGTAGAGGGCTTGAGCTTTCACGTCGGGAGCCAGTGCACGAACTTCGAGAACTTCGTGCAGGCGCTGAACATGTCGGCCTTGGTCCGGCAGGAAGCCGTGTCGCGCGGTTTCGACATGAAGATTCTGGACATCGGTGGTGGATTTCCCGTGCGCTACAACCGCCACGTCCAGCCGTTCAGCCAGCTGGCAAAGGTCATCAACGCCGAGATCAACCGGTTGTTCCCGAAGGAGATGGAGATCATCGCCGAGCCGGGGCGCTTCTTCGTGGCGACGGCCGTCACCTCGATCGCGACGGTCATCGGCAAGGCCGTCCGGGACGGCAGGCCGTGCTACTACATCGACGACAGCGTGTATCACACGTTCTCGGGGTTGATCTTCGACCACTGCCCGTACCATTTCAAGGCCTTCAGGAAGGGCCCGACCGAGGTGTCGGCGGTCTTCGGACAAACCTGCGACGGCCTCGACACCATCTCCCAGTCGGAGGCGCTCCCGGAGCTCCAGCTCGACGACCTGGTCTACTCCGAGGACATCGGCGCGTACAGCAACGCGTCGGCGACGTGGTTCAATGGCTTCGCGCCAGCCAAGGTCGTGCACATCAACGAGTAG